One Augochlora pura isolate Apur16 chromosome 10, APUR_v2.2.1, whole genome shotgun sequence DNA window includes the following coding sequences:
- the LOC144475936 gene encoding mitochondrial amidoxime reducing component 2 translates to MDRMRLTYMSAVAVGAGTVAVFIWWWWKTKCQKDRPPTQWRKVGELSDLIAFPIKSLGPVRLNTMECTKLGLKSGWMRDRTLMVIDLNGHFVTARQWPKMVLVSPSVSGSVLTLSAPGMMSMSIDLSRIQGKSFRVAVWGQPVAACDCGEEAARWLSRFLLMEDTGFRLVYYPLSEPNRSLREKSKKFGFTADDPGAYPDESSYCLINEASVADLNTRLDNPVNPDQFRPNFIVKGALPYEEDGWRWIKIGNVIFKNLMPCTRCILSTVSPETGTKCPNVEPLKTLKSYRQVSDPELRRLFGESPVMGFHLGIRGQLGSVRLGDSVYVGVPEEQPPLVSPP, encoded by the exons ATGG ACAGAATGCGGCTGACGTACATGTCGGCCGTCGCTGTTGGTGCCGGGACGGTGGCCGTCTTCATTTGGTGGTGGTGGAAGACCAAATGCCAAAAGGATAGACCACCTACGCAATGGAGGAAAGTCGGCGAGCTCAGTGACCTGATCGCGTTTCCGATTAAGTCGCTAGGACCTGTGCGATTGAACACCATGGAGTGCACGAAACTGGGCCTGAAGTCCGGTTGGATGAGGGATAGAACCTTGATGGTCATCGATCTCAATGGACACTTCGTCACTGCCAGACAGTGGCCAAAAATGGTCCTG GTGTCACCAAGCGTGTCTGGATCAGTCTTAACGCTCTCAGCACCTGGAATGATGTCGATGTCCATCGACTTGTCACGGATCCAAGGCAAGAGTTTCCGGGTGGCCGTTTGGGGACAACCTGTCGCAGCCTGCGACTGCGGCGAAGAAGCAGCCAGGTGGCTATCGAGATTCCTTCTTATGGAGGACACAGGTTTCAGATTGGTTTACTACCCGTTGTCTGAGCCGAATCGGAGTCTTCGAGAAAAGTCGAAGAAGTTTGGCTTTACTGCCGATGACCCT GGAGCTTATCCGGACGAATCGAGCTACTGTCTTATAAACGAGGCATCAGTGGCAGATTTGAACACCCGATTGGATAACCCGGTGAACCCAGACCAGTTTCGTCCTAATTTCATCGTGAAAGGAGCGTTACCTTACGAAGAGGATGGCTGGCGCTGGATAAAAATAGGCAACgtgattttcaaaaatctaaTGCCTTGCACAAGGTGTATACTGTCCACTGTCAGTCCAGAAACCGGAACAAAGTGTCCTAATGTGGAGCCACTGAAAACTTTAAAATC CTACAGGCAGGTATCGGACCCCGAACTTCGTCGACTCTTCGGTGAGAGTCCTGTGATGGGATTTCATTTAGGGATCAGGGGTCAACTCGGCAGCGTGCGATTAGGCGATTCAGTGTACGTCGGTGTTCCTGAGGAACAGCCACCGTTAGTCTCACCACCCTAG
- the Vamp7 gene encoding vesicle-associated membrane protein 7, giving the protein MPILCSVVARGTTVLARNVACQGNFEEVTQKVLEIIPPQNDKLTYTQGPYLFHYICEDNIIYLCITDKDFQKSRAFLFLTEIKRRFLALYGDETQTVTQASVDKYFETVLGNEMRYYRESNHDIDVISKVHGELDELKDIMVQNIDSVAARGERLELLVNKTDRLTDNSVTFRITSRNLARSLFWKNVKIYVVIGVIAIIVIYVFVSISCGGMAWPNCVGK; this is encoded by the exons ATGCCTATTCTGTGCAGTGTGGTGGCTCGAGGAACAACTGTGCTGGCAAGAAATGTTGCTTGCCAGGGAAATTTTGAAGAGGTTACACAGAAAGTTCTGGAAATAATACCGCCACAAAATGATAAGTTGACATATACTCAAGGGCCTTACCTATTCCATTATATCTGTGAAGACAATATTATCTACTTGTGCATCACGGATAAA GATTTTCAAAAATCCAGAGCCTTTCTATTTCTTACCGAAATCAAGAGAAGATTTTTGGCTCTCTATGGAGATGAAACACAAACTGTAACACAAGCCTCAGTGGACAAATACTTTGAGACAGTTTTGGGCAATGAAATG AGGTATTACAGGGAGTCCAATCATGACATCGACGTAATATCAAAAGTTCATGGAGAACTGGAtgaattaaaagatataatgGTACAGAACATTGACAGtgtcgccgcgcgcggagaacGGCTAGAACTACTTGTAAACAAGACAGACCGTTTAACTGACAAT tcGGTTACGTTCAGAATAACCAGTAGGAACCTGGCGCGCTCGTTGTTTTGgaagaatgttaaaatatacGTAGTCATTGGGGTGATTGCTATT ATCGTCATTTACGTTTTTGTTTCCATTTCTTGTGGTGGAATGGCTTGGCCAAATTGTGTGGGGAAGTAA